The stretch of DNA TCAAATACGGCTTGAATATAAGGTGCATAGTGATCAATATCTGCAACCATCACAACGCAATCATTTAACGTAATGGTTGGATTATCATCTAAAATAGTCAGCAAATAATCATAAAGCACTTCCACTTCTCGTTGCTCACTGTGACAAGCCTGTAAAGAAATAGAGTTATCATTAGCGAAAATTAGTTGTTTATCTTTATTTGTAGTTAACGTTTTAATATCAGTCTGGGCGATGTTATTATTTTGCATATCTAAAATGGACTGCTGCACAAGCCCGAGCAATGATGTCTCTTCATAATCAAAAAAAGCATCAACATCTTGTTTATTATAATTTTGTAATAAGATTAAATGATCGCGACCCAGCTTACCCCAAGATGCTAACAATGGATGAGATTCTTGTAACATCATACTTGCCATTTGTTCATTATCGACATATTTGTTGATAAATGAATGATCAACAATATCGCCCCAGTATTGCCGGCAAGGATTCATAAACATAAAATGCACATCAATATGCTGACTTAACGCATTAAATAACTCTAGATATAACGGCGGAATGGAGACAATACCAAAAATAAAAATACGCCGAGGTAGCTGATTTTTTTGTGATCGGGTTAATTTTTTTGCATTTAGCTTATCGATAACGTCTTGATGAATATCTGCACGATGTGATGATATATCTGCCAGTCTACCGCTATAATTTACAAGCTCGCGCCATAATATTGCTTGCCATTCTTGCTCATTACCAAGCTCAGCAACTTGCTTACCTTCTTGCCATGCTTTGATCCAATCAGGCCGATAGACCAAATATTGGTCAAACAAGTCGGCAATGCAGCTGGCAAGCTGGTAATATTTCTGTTCATTATGTTGCTTAAAATAGTGTTTAAGAGCAATAAAATTGGGGGTTTTAACGAGATCAGGTAAAATGGCAAATAATACCCAAAACATGAAATCAGCACTGAAATTATTTTTTTTAGGTAAATCAGGATAAAAGATCCGATAGATATCCCATACAAATTGAGTCGGGAAAGGATAATCAATATTGGCACAGATCCCCAGTTCTTCGGCTAACTGAATTTGTAACCACTGCCCCATTCCTTGGCTTTGAACTAAAATCACCTCTTTATCAAAAACCGAGCTCAAAGGCTGTCGTTTGATCAGTTGCGCTGTCAATGATTTTAATAGATCTAGTTGGTTAGAATGGTAAATTGTGAACATAAATCATCATATAAGAAAGTGTTAGCTAAATTATAGAGGATTAAAATGAAAATGCCTATTCTATCTATTTGAATAGGCAATAATAAAAAACGAAGGGAATTAAACACTAAAAACTGATTTCAGTCCCAACCCAATAACGGCGACCTTCAAGCGTCTTACCAAAATCAGTATTTTCAACCTTTTTATCAAATAAATTATAAATGCCGGTAAATAATTTAGTTTGCTTATTAACAGAATAAGAAGCCCCTAAATCCCAAAAAGTATAACCTGGGTATTTTTTACCTTGCACGCCTTTACTGCCCGCGGCGGTTTCCTCGCCATAATAAGCGACTTTTGCCCACAAGTCCCATTGCTCGGTAACAAACCAATCTAGCTGAGAGTTAAATTTTTGCCTTGGCGTACGATTTAATGATAATCCCTTATTAATACCACTTTTTTGTTCGGACTTTGTCCATGTATAACTTGTGTTTAATAAGAGTTTATCAAATAAAGGCGTTTTCAACGATAGCTCAATTCCTTTAATATCAGCTTTATCCACATTTTCACGCGATTGAACAAAATCAAAGCGGCGGGCTCCTATTGAGCATAAACCGTTGTTTGTGGCATCATCACAGAGGTAATAAGATTGAATTTTGTCTTTAAACTTTGTATAAAAAACAGTCGCACTGGCATTTAGTCCACTTTCGTTACTATAATCTAAACCTAATTCAATATTATCCGATTTTTCCGGCTTCAAATTAGGATTACCAATAATAACGCCATCCCGAGAGTCTCCGCCCGTGACTTGCCCCCAGTCAGCAACCACATAACGTAATAATGGCGTTGCATAACCCGATGAATACCCGCCTTTTAAGGTATAGTTTTCAGTAATGTCCCATACGGCATAAATACGCGGATTCCAGTTCGTACCATAATTTTCATCTTTATTAAACCGAATACCACCCGTTAGGGCAAAATTATCAAGTATTTGCCACTCATCTTCGGCATATAATGCATAATTCCAGCGATCGATTTTATTTACTGAGGGACTAAATTGATTACCTTTATCATTAAGCTCTTGATAAGTGTAATGACCGCCAACGGTTAACATATGGTTTTCGAGTGGAATTAAAAACTGGCTATCAAAATCACTGTTTTCCACTTTCATATCTCTTTTTGGGTTATCATTACCTTCGTAAGAGAAAAACGTTTTTGAGGTAAATCCGTTCCAATGCCCTTCATGAGTTAAAGCATACGAATTACGGCGGTTATCACGATCAAAATCATCTTTGCGAGTAAGTGCTCTCGTTTTACCTCTTGTTGCTGAAGTATTTTGCAATGAACGGCCAAAATCTAATTGAAATAGTTGATTATCGGTCGCTTGTAAGAATAATTTACCGTTTAAACTGCGTAATTTTTGCTCTGCATGGCCATTTACAAACTCATCTTCTCCGCGATCCGAGTACTGCCCATAAAGTTGTAACCCTAACATATCGGCAACTAATGGCCCGGCTAATGCAAAATTACTATTGTAATAATTCTTAGCGTCAGAATCTTCTTGAAAAACTGACTCTAATCGAACACTACCTTGCCATTTGTCTAACACTTTTTTAGTGATAACATTAATAACGCCGCCCATTGCATCAGAGCCATACAAAGAAGACATTGGCCCTCTAACCACCTCGATACGCTCAATTGCTGATAGTGGCGGTAACCAGCCTTGCTCAAAACCAGATCCATCACTATTTGGCCTTGTTTCCCGAG from Orbaceae bacterium lpD04 encodes:
- a CDS encoding TonB-dependent receptor — encoded protein: MKKNLTIKILSQAIKTSLLLSLSPLVLAENESNMDTIVVTASGFEQQIKNAPATISVITKKEIDNKPYRDVTDALKDIPGVNISGGGDGTDISIRGMDAKYTLILIDGKKVNTRETRPNSDGSGFEQGWLPPLSAIERIEVVRGPMSSLYGSDAMGGVINVITKKVLDKWQGSVRLESVFQEDSDAKNYYNSNFALAGPLVADMLGLQLYGQYSDRGEDEFVNGHAEQKLRSLNGKLFLQATDNQLFQLDFGRSLQNTSATRGKTRALTRKDDFDRDNRRNSYALTHEGHWNGFTSKTFFSYEGNDNPKRDMKVENSDFDSQFLIPLENHMLTVGGHYTYQELNDKGNQFSPSVNKIDRWNYALYAEDEWQILDNFALTGGIRFNKDENYGTNWNPRIYAVWDITENYTLKGGYSSGYATPLLRYVVADWGQVTGGDSRDGVIIGNPNLKPEKSDNIELGLDYSNESGLNASATVFYTKFKDKIQSYYLCDDATNNGLCSIGARRFDFVQSRENVDKADIKGIELSLKTPLFDKLLLNTSYTWTKSEQKSGINKGLSLNRTPRQKFNSQLDWFVTEQWDLWAKVAYYGEETAAGSKGVQGKKYPGYTFWDLGASYSVNKQTKLFTGIYNLFDKKVENTDFGKTLEGRRYWVGTEISF